The proteins below come from a single Mya arenaria isolate MELC-2E11 chromosome 6, ASM2691426v1 genomic window:
- the LOC128238448 gene encoding uncharacterized protein LOC128238448 isoform X1 produces MANLDTFLKNERNRNYISCLLVTKKVGKALEPFTEDKLQHIHGQIVKELGAQNACTDQCSQQFKNNFNSWCNTCTAWRTELLRFHLFPGKITWSELNSWEWPNGPKHIAEVFMIEHFMKTNLNLGDVTVSLNIWKRCSEFPRSLIPTADDVRSSRNQLCHDLFECDESLKTEVFTNIKNLIHQNDLYVPDIGALLGCIRDLENDQLNGYKQEVECIVNGLKHLNGRLTHVETQVSMLSKYFYAVMFFICLVTVLTYCPRNTLSPTLTMPWMRSSEIGVSDCVTENIYGDFSIPLKLEAYLKHHKQLFGREWLFDLIDNSIQTMNSSTRGLVLEADMGYGKSAFVAHTVCADEHSKGYRLRKMIIAYHVCIYDVLLTQKPGLFVRRLISMISNFVPEFMSQLLTDRQCFEHYNGEYCNEDYLGCIDMCIIHPLQELSRTYFTTSAKLIIIDAIDECGKVVNENAIIEIIRKRFHLFPSWIKLLVTSRKLETHAQLLMDFDVIYLPSLDKRNLQDVHSYINKTEINEQDKPSTFLIAQFLVGSNTFNDNNTTNPDRVYSIEFERIFGEAFENARTIFEVTATTFLTKTKDNILKVVTDCSTKDKGILNDEFEKVGQFFISVNNTVVFTHLSSLQWLENTAPKTFRIQRTNGHTINAKFLLNQIDNMHIIDTDIVNLAIHIMDSETIELIDRFKNISHDQITVLERNFSESPLIRCVKRTDCSTIPSVLYFHFNNTEELSGENSTAAYIAAATGKLSALKSLCDHGADVNFRVKSYHGTKRANVQVATLIKQWGYGLLDIAAQNGHVHIVNFILTDTSLFGNYTHHILNGFNLKPVHLACKCGCVVTVKEFYLHNKEIVDWLCLYFASEGGHFDLVSYLVNELNITDKCRDCNKELTCLPKGSFRMQGGEVEIVSLFDEWGSSSCESALHAAIRGDHIDIMKSILSSDGGSTLTCLDRRERTPLITAFQTDRSEIVKYIIEQHYNLVNRICGNATGINDKHQLNKREEVLLKGYECQSSLWLQKNIAGQNLRFDDNEEALEFFTEVTTGCLPAHFAACGGNIRFLQHQVFDQMIDILALKCDNKYTPLHSAIVCQNITSFDFIVDQVPGGELYLKSERSSFFWFAIKESPFILKESTKQPLSDIIVKLLSRFPDLLYETDGFGRNPLHFLIQNGHSNTLNWIIRMLHGNFDILIQQKDMFGHTPIMYSVRLLKKQYGIAISLNNFKTDVHTVKRAFTQSEYSIITCLQRAHTQNISQSYSEKGILKLLVKNQLFELFHTFVFEILYDQKRCQPEIFYVILKNDLHGFFVWYYFIKRNELSDGQIPQSPCPIHKIIENRAYYAHLKNQIHTNAVLPRWSYFVLYLLESVRPYILKSCEKNLGRIGLDVAIDQKSVFWKSLFQKNGLVHSFPLFMNLNEFKDVLSLLNRLLDKDLSYSYDVCLQKNIRLYENGVAFRFKDDMTDHYTELVITGPHNFYELFFKTN; encoded by the exons CTGGTGTAATACATGCACAGCATGGAGGACGGAGCTCCTACGATTTCATTTGTTTCCTGGGAAGATCACGTGGTCTGAACTTAACTCATGGGAGTGGCCAAATGGTCCAAAACATATTGCAGAGGTTTTCATGATTGaacatttcatgaaaacaaaccTGAATTTGGGAGACGTGACTGTATCATTAAACATTTGGAAACGATGTTCCGAGTTTCCAAGAAGTCTTATACCAACAGCAGACGATGTAAGGAGCAGCCGAAATCAGTTATGCcatgatttatttgaatgtgATGAAAGTTTAAAGACTGAAGTGTTCACGAATATCAAAAACCTTATTCATCAGAATGATTTATATGTTCCGGATATTGGTGCCCTCCTAGGATGTATTCGAGACCTTGAAAATGACCAACTGAATGGTTATAAACAAGAAGTTGAATGCATTGTAAATGGGCTAAAACATTTGAACGGTAGATTAACTCACGTCGAAACACAAGTCAGCATGCTGTCAAAATATTTCTATGCGGTGATGTTCTTCATTTGCCTTGTCACCGTATTGACCTACTGTCCACGTAACACATTATCGCCGACATTGACAATGCCCTGGATGAGATCATCTGAAATAGGAG TTTCAGATTGCGTAACAGAAAACATCTACGGGGATTTTTCAATTCCATTAAAGTTGGAAGCTTATttaaaacaccacaaacagttATTTGGACGAGAATGGCTCTTTGATCTAATTGATAATAGTATTCAGACTATGAATAGTTCCACACGCGGCCTAGTTCTAGAAGCGGACATGGGTTACGGGAAATCGGCTTTCGTTGCCCATACCGTATGCGCAGATGAACACAGCAAGGGTTatcgtttaagaaaaatgataataGCATATCATGTTTGCATATACGATGTTCTTTTAACGCAGAAACCCGGCCTGTTCGTTCGAAGACTTATATCAATGATTTCGAATTTTGTACCCGAATTTATGTCTCAACTATTGACTGACAGACAATGCTTTGAACACTACAATGGTGAATACTGCAATGAAGACTATCTAGGATGCATCGATATGTGCATAATACATCCGTTGCAAGAGTTATCgagaacatattttacaacttCTGCGAAACTGATCATTATCGATGCTATAGACGAATGTGGGAAGGTCGTCAACGAAAACGCGATCATTGAAATAATTCGTAAACGTTTCCATTTATTTCCATCTTGGATTAAACTGTTAGTGACAAGTCGTAAATTGGAGACACATGCACAGCTTCTGATGGATTTTGATGTGATATATTTGCCTAGTTTGGATAAAAGAAATTTGCAGGATGTACACTCATATATcaacaaaactgaaataaacgAGCAAGACAAACCGTCGACATTTCTTATTGCACAATTCTTAGTTGGATCAAATACTTTCAACgacaacaatacaacaaatcCTGACAGAGTTTATTccattgaatttgaaagaatttTTGGAGAAGCATTTGAAAATGCAAGAACGATTTTTGAAGTTACAGCGACTacgtttttaacaaaaacaaaagataatattttaaaagttgtaacgGATTGCTCTACGAAAGACAAAGGAATATTAAACGATGAATTCGAAAAGGTGGGTCAATTCTTTATAAGTGTAAATAACACAGTTGTTTTTACCCACCTTTCCAGTCTGCAATGGTTAGAAAACACAGCTCCTAAAACATTCAGAATACAGAGAACGAATGGCCATACAATCAATGCTAAATTTTTACTAAATCAAATTGACAACATGCATATTATCGACACGGATATTGTCAACCTAGCAATACACATAATGGACTCTGAAACTATTGAATTAATTGAtcgatttaaaaatataagccaTGATCAAATAACGGTTTTGGAGAGGAATTTTTCTGAGTCCCCATTGATAAGATGCGTCAAACGTACTGACTGTTCAACTATACCTAGTGTTCTGTACTTTCATTTCAACAACACTGAAGAGCTTAGTGGCGAAAATAGTACTGCGGCGTACATTGCAGCTGCCACGGGGAAATTGTCAGCTTTAAAAAGTCTTTGTGATCATGGGGCTGATGTGAATTTTAGAGTAAAATCTTACCACGGAACAAAACGTGCAAACGTTCAAGTTGCTACGCTTATAAAACAGTGGGGTTACGGATTACTCGATATTGCCGCTCAAAATGGACATGTACACATTGTAAACTTCATTTTGACAGATACGAGTCTTTTCGGGAACTACACACATCACATATTGAATGGCTTTAATTTAAAGCCTGTTCATCTTGCGTGCAAGTGTGGTTGTGTTGTGACTGTCAAAGAGTTTTATCTACACAATAAAGAAATCGTTGACTGGCTATGTCTTTATTTTGCATCGGAAGGGGGGCATTTTGATTTGGTGTCGTACTTAGTGAATGAATTGAATATAACCGACAAATGTCGGGATTGTAATAAAGAGTTGACTTGTCTTCCCAAAGGATCCTTCCGAATGCAAGGAGGGGAAGTAGAGATAGTTAGTCTTTTTGATGAGTGGGGTAGTTCGTCATGTGAAAGTGCACTTCATGCAGCAATTCGAGGGGATCATATTGACATTATGAAATCAATCCTGTCCTCTGATGGAGGCTCAACACTAACCTGTCTGGATCGAAGAGAAAGAACCCCATTGATTACAGCATTTCAAACTGATCGAAGCgaaattgtgaaatatatcattgaacaaCATTACAATTTGGTGAATAGAATCTGTGGAAATGCCACGGGTATCAATGATAAACATCAGCTTAATAAACGGGAAGAAGTTTTACTTAAAGGTTATGAGTGTCAATCGAGTCTTTGGCTTCAGAAAAACATCGCAGGTCAAAACTTAAGATTTGATGATAACGAAGAAGCTTTAGAGTTCTTTACCGAAGTTACAACTGGGTGCTTACCAGCTCATTTTGCTGCTTGCGGCGGCAACATTCGGTTTCTTCAACACCAGGTATTTGACCAAATGATTGACATATTAGCACTGAAATGTGACAACAAATACACGCCTTTGCATTCGGCTATCGTTTGCCAAAATATAACTTCGTTTGACTTTATTGTAGATCAGGTTCCTGGGGGGGAATTATACCTGAAATCAGAACGAAGCTCTTTCTTTTGGTTTGCTATAAAAGAATCACCATTCATATTAAAGGAGTCAACCAAACAACCGCTGTCGGATATAATCGTTAAGTTGCTTTCTCGTTTTCCGGATTTGTTATATGAAACCGATGGCTTTGGAAGAAATCCTTTACATTTCCTTATCCAGAATGGACATTCCAACACGCTTAATTGGATCATACGCATGCTTCATGGCAATTTTGACATCTTAATACAACAAAAAGACATGTTTGGCCATACACCAATCATGTATTCAGTTCGTCTACTAAAGAAACAATACGGGATTGccatatctttaaataatttcaagacCGATGTCCACACAGTAAAACGCGCGTTTACTCAAAGCGAATATTCAATAATTACATGTTTGCAAAGAGCACATACTCAAAATATATCGCAATCTTATTCTGAAAAGGGGATTTTAAAGTTACTGGTTAAAAATCAactttttgaattatttcacacgtttgtttttgaaatactcTATGACCAAAAAAGGTGCCaacctgaaatattttatgtcatattgaaaaatgatttgcATGGATTTTTTGTGTGGtactattttataaaaagaaacgAGCTGTCCGACGGCCAAATTCCCCAAAGTCCATGCCCTATACATAAAATTATCGAAAATAGAGCTTATTATGCACATCTCAAAAATCAAATCCACACAAATGCCGTATTACCACGCtggagttattttgttttatatttgttggaATCCGTAAGACCTTATATTTTAAAGAGCTGTGAAAAAAACCTTGGTAGAATTGGACTCGATGTAGCCATTGATCAAAAGTCTGTATTTTGGAAATctctttttcagaaaaatggTTTGGTACATAGTTTTCCactttttatgaatttaaacgAATTTAAAGACGTATTGTCTTTATTGAATAGGTTGTTAGATAAGGATTTAAGTTATTCATatgatgtttgtttacaaaagaacatacGTTTGTATGAAAATGGGGTGGCGTTCAGATTCAAAGACGATATGACAGATCATTATACAGAACTCGTAATTACAGGACCACATAACTTTTACGAATTGTTCTTCAAAACTAATTAA